One segment of Pseudanabaena sp. FACHB-2040 DNA contains the following:
- the uraH gene encoding hydroxyisourate hydrolase — MGKLTTHVLDTASGKPAAGMRLTLWAVNSSADIKTALKTIETNSDGRTDEPLLTGNELRVGIYELVFEVAPYFASYSTHLSNPPFLDQVPIRFSVSDPLGSYHVPLLVSPWSYSTYRGS; from the coding sequence ATGGGCAAGCTGACTACCCACGTTTTAGATACTGCATCAGGGAAGCCCGCCGCTGGCATGCGCCTGACTCTTTGGGCGGTCAATTCCTCAGCCGATATCAAAACTGCGCTCAAAACGATTGAGACTAACAGCGATGGCCGTACGGATGAACCGTTGCTGACAGGTAACGAATTAAGAGTGGGCATCTATGAACTGGTCTTTGAAGTTGCGCCCTACTTTGCGAGCTACAGCACCCACCTCTCAAATCCGCCTTTTTTAGACCAGGTGCCGATTCGTTTTTCGGTGTCTGACCCGCTGGGCAGCTACCATGTGCCGCTGCTGGTGTCTCCCTGGTCTTACAGCACCTATCGGGGAAGCTAG